CCAGTGAtgacttcctcgtcggccacctctgccttcgtcactaccgagacaggggtactcaatggcttagtGGTCTCCGGACTCATCCCCTAGGATATCAGTTAGGTTCACACActcaggtgtcccacctgtgccgtGGCCTTCCGGGCACTCCTCGGGCACAGCCTCAACTATGATCCTTGGCAACACCTTCGTCCTGCACAAGTCATTCCTCAGGATCacctggactcctggaacaggtaagttggggcatactcccaacatcacctccgccgacacatagtcCGActttagctggacagcacatacgggcatgtcactctcagacaacaacccatataccttcatcttCCTCCTGCCCGCTAACAGTCGCTCATTCCCAATCAgggttctcgtaatcaagctctgactaGCTCTagtatcccttaagataccaacttctacctcaggttggcctcctatgctgatccaacctttactcatgaacggcctataccgctcattCACTAACTctactctctgtggtttgtcctgGGATACATCAATATATTCATCTCGAAGGTCACACATGGCAAGGgttacaactctcttgccctgccttcAATCTCTCATCATATGACCCAatctgttacaattgtaacacctcatttGGGAAAAGTCTCTCCTATATGTTCCCGAGTGGCTCGGACTCTACCCACTCGCGTTGGAGTTCCTCGGCCTAGGTACACTTCCTGCACTGTGTGTGTCCTGACTGGACTCATTAGATTCTCGTTTAACTCcctcatcctcactttcagatgaagtgtgaGACTTACTCTTCTGAGTTTCAGGATGCTTGCGATTACTCGCCCATCTATCAAAAGTTTTCACACCCCAGGTTCCTCTGGGTCTattataatttcttcctcctcagGCTCCACTTGGTATGCCGTTGCTGCGTCTCGCTTTGCTTCTCACTTTGTTCTCCCTTAATTAAGCtcatgtatgcttcagtaatcatgtcCGCCCTATCTACGGCATACCTTACATCCTTTACCACTTCCTCTTAGATTTTTAACTTTGTCTCTgggtgcatcatctccaagaacttttccatgaccattaagtgctttaggtcagcataagatcccaCTCGGGCAGCTTCAATCCatctctggaatcgtctttccagatcccttgccgtCTCAGCAAACGTGCTTGCTCCAACCTTCGCCATCTTCCTGAAACGCATCCTATAAGTTTCTGGAGTTAACTGAAATGAAAgcagtatgctgctctttactgtggcataatcctggcattcCTCTAGTGTCAGTTGAATGTATGCCACTCTAGCAGCGCCGTTCAATTTTAGCTGAACCAGTTGGGCCCAGTACTCCTGTGGCTCTTCCTTGATATTGGCTACTTTTTCGAAATGCTCGAAAAAGCTATCTGCCTCCTCTGGCACAAATATAAGAATGTTGTTTTCCCTAACCCTATTATCATATTATCATGTGGGGTGTGCTACATGGGTGGTGCTCTCGGGCAACCCCATGTTTAATCCTTTTCTTAGCCAAGGTTCTATTTGTTTctgtctgcatttgttttgttttctctttttccctttCGACCtgtgctttttctttttctttttcctgttccaactccagttcttttattctggttttctttttttctacctccagtctggttttctctttttctgcgTCATTTTTCATCTGAAGTTCTATCCTTAACTTCTTcagttggaactgtctctcctcacgtttTTGTTGCATCTGTAGCTCTAACTGGAACCTTTCCAAACTCCTGTTCCTGCTACTCATgctactcttactgctcctactcgatccctgggatcgtactttatcctgcccatcatcctcctttccactttcagctcctttctaggctccctgttctgccgcttcactcttGGCACTCAActacctcaggatctcatccttcatcccggtCACTTTCGATACCTTCAACCTGAGGACACATTTTTCCGCTATCTGTTTCAACTGTTCcctggtgcaaccttccaagtcctcaggcttgcctgactccacaaacgcttgcaccttatccatcttgtcctgtgagtcttcccaagagagagaatatacacctgtggGCACCAAGATACTTTAGAAATAAGTAGGCTTATTTCCACAAAGGGTGTATCAATCCACTctcggacagggtgtgggtgtgtcagttcactcttccGAACACAGGCCCCAAAATATTATTACATTGTTGTAGGGTTGTGTACGTCCCTACAGTACAACCAACCAAAACTCATAGAGTACTTATACTTtgatcaggagatcaccctgtacacTTCCTGCTCTTCGAGAGGGGCTCAGCATCACACATTTAGGAGGGTGTGGCTCCAACACTgacctcgttgtcatgtgcacacacccaatTCGAGCCGCTGTAATTCCCCACTCTTTCCTTATTTTGGTATGATCTCCGCAATCCCCCTTTCTTTGAATTGCAATTCTGTACCCCTCTGTCCACAACTGTGGTTCTttcactctatctctctcttttctaCTTTCTAGGAAGCCTcaataggacaagggcaaacacctgtaGATTACATACATTTAATGGATAGAGAACAAATACAACACAAATACAAGATATAATTATGACTCCAAAACTCTATGCTATTATAATCAGGTTGTATCCAAtcccatcaggactctatcagctgcttatatcaagtggtagcccaactcctggctcgcCACTTATGTTACCAACCTCACCTAGTGGTTTTAATCTTGTAATACAatatggcactatcagccctagaatatatataaataaatatacacaagGACTCCAGCCTTTGACTGCAACAACATAAACAtcagtataaatattccttgatacaACGTCCAATCACTCACCTCCCACTGCGTCATGGACGCTACTGACACTCAAACACTCTATCAACCTTCTATAAGGTTGATATATCAATATCAATATATATCAATAAGATCATATCAATATCAATATCAATATATATCAATAAGAACTTCCTATCTGCATCCAGAGGCTCACTACCCTGAACACTTCAGGTTCTCACAAAATTGTCTACCAGGGTCTTCCACAGCTcttctggctgctacaccacgaagTCTTTCTCAAACAGCAATGGTGCCTCACCACTGGTACCACAGAGGCATGTGAAACTCTACTCCACTGCTTTTCCTCTCACAACTTGAGGTCCTACTCCTCCTATGGGGCTGTTCTTCCATAGAGCTCAGTATTTCTTCAATAGCCTTGGAGTTCCATCCACTGACTCCTCCTCTACTGGCtcaaagttctcagcaactccttcctCCAGACAAATCTGCAACCCATCGatacgccaataaaaatgtttccctataaACGAATAACTAAAATAAACTACACAGTAAATGCCTTAATCCGACATCTCTCTGCTTCCCACATGCTGTGAGGGGGACTCCCCTACGCTTGGGGTGGTCCATCCTCCGCCCGGCCGGGCTCCTCGCTCTTGAGGCAGCCAGCGGCTGGCCCCTGTCAGTTGCCCTCAGGAGCTCGGCGAGGAAGGATGCGcctctcgtccctccagctggctccctcatcttaattcatgaaaacttggcttattaggcaaatcgagccttgcatagtaggctgagaagtgcattctggctactaggtacgacatatatatatatatatatatatatatatatatatatatatatatatatatatatatatatatatatatatatatatatatatatatatatatatatatatatatatatatatatatatatatattagtatattttggtagcagtctttcctgtagacatatattattaaatatgaccgaaaaagtaagattaataattctaacacgaattttctcaatctttcgtacattacgcttcactgttggaggtaaatcaaaaatcacttctccaaaattcatttttatttctagtctgacgcgacacgggcgcgtttcgtaaaaaaataaataaaatgaattttggagaagtgatttttgatttacctccaacagtgaagcgtaatgtacgaaagattgagaaaattcgtgttagaattattaatcttactttttcggtcatatttaataatatatatatatatatatatatatatatatatatatatatatatatatatatatatatatatatatatatatatatatatatatatatatatatataacctagaaggggtaccacctctggtgcaagtgtagagacccatagcctcggagaagaaaataaagagtactcagagaagaccttgtggatcctcactgaacatttgatattttcttctcctaccacccctattcttttgttaagtgtgtatatttatctaactttatttgaaaatgtcattacacaaaaaaagttacaatattgattacatgcagggtacaaggctgcttgtcacaagttgtacagctcttccagctcctcagatggcgggcaggaaccgtggatgcagtgagcatttcctctctggattgccacactaaggcgctgaaaaagaaaactggcagctctagggtctctagttgtttcgattagcttagaccccaactccttcaaaaagctagcagcacttttaccccaggcaccaagtgtctctgaggcaatggggacaaaattgtagtggtgctcaaggtctctgtatttacgtgacttggccgcttcccggtgattggcagctcctcctgcttgtgtagcactgaagtcaacataggtattggctaaagttgaaacgcaagtgtagtcccacaccaactgtctaccattcttccaggggttcaccgtaattccgtctgggcgaccgacaggctcatcagagttgcgggacattaggtaacggggctctctctctgctggactgtggtaaggcttctcttaataatgtcattaacctcgccgtgtcttgcatgccatcctcccgtcctttggcaaagaaggccatgccgtccatatctgtcggcctctgcctcaccgcaaatacacctgtattcggtgtggattggggcagctaggcggagagccacggcaattcggagggcctgcggtgtgagacgggtgccggttgctgacattggggttgctaataggaaatcacctgcatggggagctgctacagctctaagtcgggcagtgtcatgtggtgttgtcgcagcttctagcaaagttgcagcttcttggtcggcaatggggcgatcccagctggattgcttatgggcttcagaaggcggtggttggggtgctggtcctgcgagagagacccatttttttgtgcagtctgtgaagctgggatcatgtaccccagcctgttgaattaggtgctcaggtaggatttccttcaccaagttgtcagacgccactgaagaggacaggaacgctggtacagcaatttgtgttgctgtgcgcacgccaaggcccccgagtctgacaggaagggaggcctgtttccactgtgagtcgctgagggaaagattgagggctttttctagtgttgacttcagcaagctgtcatactcttctaatttaatattgttgaaagatggcgaacatcttagaaagtaggtcagcctggggagtgacaagcatctggtgatgaggtaaagtgcatcatgagcatcgatgtcttcaatcctctcgttcatcctcttcaggtcagtgatcttcttaccgaggaccccgtcgatggcattccttccaagtggagcacctaggagtgtgctgtcctcagggttggttgtatgaatgtcaggcaaaacaacctttatttgctctattatgtgctggttggtggaggttatttcgcacttggaagggttcagggtgaggcctaggcttgctccttgctcctgaattattcttatgtcgtccaagagtgaggctggggagccggctagagtaccatcatccaaaaaccaaatgttgagctcactggacaggttatcggtgacttccttgataactaggcagaacagaaaaggagcaagggggtcaccttgttggacaccttcttgtgattcaatttcatgttccccaaaaagcagagttagattcttgctgtagcatgagtttacaaacgggtagagggaaggaaaaaggcgatgaactgcactgagtactgcatcccttctaaccagattgaaagcatttttgaagtccagctttatcagggctttttcattcgtaatgttggcaatgtaggctctagctgcatgagccgctgcctcacacccttggggaatgccaaacccaagctgttttggcttcagcatgtcggctgctgcctgactaactgctctagcagcagccttagcgacgagacgccggagtgaattgcccacagctatcggtctgattcctccatcgttTTTCCTCAagacacagagggtagcgccaaaaaagagaggccgtatagtctctggtatgttgccagctagacatgtgttggcgaatctagttagttccaccaggaggccctgtgcaatgtctcccagtgcagggttgagcatttgtttgatgtggttgggtcgtagtcctgtgaacccacctgctgatcctggtgggaaggataaagctgctttgtgcaccatggattcgagcacacacaggggttctgctctggtgacaccgaatagggggacactgtcgtcacgaggagctctgggtgggtgcttttccctcagggcttctccaactcgcgtcgttttgtttcaagctgtactcgctcccgCTCagggagcattgcaacctcacgttcctggagggcgagttcacgttccttgagggcgatttctcgttcttccttcctcaaggcagcctcacgttcttgttcttcccttcttaagacagcctcacgttcttgttcttcccttcgtatggcagccgcttctctttgctgctcgagggcttccctttgctgctcacgttcaatcttggccagctctagtttgagtttcatcgttgccaaatcagttttatctgcaatatagtaagtttcatgagtttcagagtctatcttaccttgctctaagaaatgatccagtaacaggttgtgtatgtcactcttgttggcttggtagggaactgttagttgatactcatgtgcaagagtttgtaattcagctctcttggcatgacttaaagtcccaattgtacctgctggatctgcacggaaagcttggagacgaaacatggtgaaattagcaaataaatgtacaacgaatataccgttatatggtgaatgtcagaaacaggacaacgtggcaactggtacctatcctgtgggatctttaacaattaaagttaagtacaagatgttaaatgattaatttaaatcaagggcgcaggaaatcttgtacccggtactcatgtaagaggataagggcaagaaaatcctactaaacaaatgaaactgagtttcgaaaacaaatgaaacagttaattgcctaaagtaaaattggtagtccaaggatgtaggcataccttgccgagtctctatagaacATAAGCAAgtttcctactgaaattaatatgatacttacagaattagcgaacttttgtgctctgaaaagtaagctaattccctaccgttgtatgtatcatcatctctgactgacgtgtaggggtgcgaggtgtcaactggtgacaagaactgctgctgaggtcccaattcagcaactaaagttcgagctagaggaactatggccctctttatcctcctacagtcagattgcagaagattaggtgcacttgacccggggcagaccacagtaccagggtaccaatatgatgatctgtcgaaaatgagaaatatccaagggacaaagatggtaaacacgagtaataacacggagggagagatgaccaattaagagtatgactgaggcctacagtcaccacgtaatccaaagttgtctcaccttcaccatatgctactctcgtaatgcacaatacactccGCACCATAtagaaatgaaattgaatatgaaaaatagtaaaagctacgttaacaaagttaaatacgcttaccataaattactacttggcaccagtacctgagtgaagctcctaggacaggcccccacttaatatgtgacggtaacgcgttggtgttcggctgtttcaaaagctaggggtatggcctcgtcacatatagaaacaaaaaatagaaaatctggaacttagtctgtggtaaggtaatggggagacaaaaacacaagtaaatttaacaatgagattttaattacgttagaaaagcaaaacatgaataaaatggacataaaattcgtatcataaaatcaatcaatcaaaataataagaataatcaaatgacgaaatgaaaagttacgttaagacaagtgagtaataataagtgaacaatatacaatcagataatacgtgcaggaatattggctttaagctgccacctctcttagtacacgtaagccagagcttagtctaccaacgagacgtgttaacttgatgaaagcactggatattctgaggtctgtaggtcgtgtgccccagacatcaggtagtgtggcgggtggagggcaggtgcaactggacacgcagccaatcagcgatgagcaggcgacggacaggtagtttggctgtTCGAGTGGcgggggagcaggtgttcctggtgctgcatACGTtttctctctggcaaaccttggtggtgtatttgttggatatttcttccatattagttgtatatagcgacgaacttaggagggaagagcaggctcaatctcttgaaggagattatcctcacaatatatatatatttatatatatatatatatatatatatatatatatatatatatatatatatatatatatatatatataaatatatatatgtcgtacctagtagccagaacgtcgtactcggcctactatgcaaggcccgatttgcctaaaagtcaagttttcctgaattaatatattttctctaatttttttcttatgaaatgataaacctacccatttcattatgtatgaggtcaattttttttattagagttaaaattaacgtagatatatgatcgaacctaaccaaccctactaacctaacctaacctatctttataggttaggttaggttaggtagccgaaaaagttaggttaggttaggttaggtaggttaggtagtcgaaaaacaattaagtcattaaaaattggccttgcatagttagtaggctgagaagtgcgttctggctactaggtacgacatatatatatatatatatatatatataatatatatatatatatatatatatatacacacacacacatacacatatacgctGAGgcagaagggagccggtcggccgagcgaacagcacgctggacttgtgatcgtgtggtctgggttcgatcccaggcgccggcgagaaacaatgggcagaatttctttcaccctatgcccctgttacctagcagtaaaataggtacctgggtgttagtcagctgtcacgggctgcttctgggggggtggagggtcgaccgggctgcagggacactgaagcccgaaatcatctccaggtaacctcaaggtaaggtacccacCAGGGACTCGAACCAACCCAGCACAGTTGCTtcccaacaactggcataacttgcgagtttaggcaagtttaaTTGTGTGGAAATCTGGCTAACTTTAAtagtaataaatatataattcatgaatgcaaaataataattaaatctaagatagctcgaaggaccagaatgcgaTGTTAAATTAGAGAACCAGTGACTTTTGGATTTCTAGTATTATATGTAATTAAATTCTATTCATGAACAGTAGATTCTATACATTCTAGAccagcctcccatgacacattttgggggggggggtggtcttcTATGAGGTTGCAATAACTTGACCGCGcaccccgctactaccactgaaaATAACCGTGCAATCTCGCTCCTTCTATGGTAATAACGGATGCTataccgatcatgtaagatgtaacactcgggccgtcatacgagaACGTAAACCAGTAAACAGAGGAGagtgatagagaaagagagagaggggggggagagagagagagaaagagagagagagagagagagagagtgatagagaaagagagagagagggggggagagagagagaaaagagagagagagagagagagagagacaggcagacagagagggagagagagagagagagagagagagacagagagagagagagagagagagagagagagagacagagagagagagagagagagagagaggaagagacagagacagagaggagaaagagagagagagagagagagagagagagagagagagagagagagagagagagagagagagagagagagagagagagagacagagagacagagagacagagagagagacagagagagagagaagagagagagagagagagacagagagagagagacagagagacagagagagagacagagagagagacagagagagagacagagagagagagagagagagagagagagagacagagagagagagagagagagagagagagagagagagagagagagagagagagagagagagagagagagagagacagagagagagacagacaggctgagagagagagagagagagagagaagagagagagagagagagagagagagagagagagagagagtgagagagagagaggagagacagagagacagagagagagagagagagaggagagaagagagagagaagagagagagagaggagagagagagagagagagagagagagagagagagagagagaggagagagagagagagaggagagacagagagagacagagagagagacagagagagacagagagagagagagagagagagagagagaggagagagagagagagagagagagagagagagagagagagagagagagagagagagagacagagacagagacagagagagagagagagagagagagagagagagagagagagagagagagagagaggagagagagagagagagagagagagagagagagagagagagagacagagagagagagacagagagagagagagagagagagagagagagagagagagagagacagagagagacagagagagagagagagacagagagagagagagagaagagagagaagagagagagagagagagagagagagagaggagagagagagagagagagagagagagagagaggaggagagagagagaagagagagacagagagagagacaggagagagagaaggagagagagagagagagagagaggagagagagagagagagaggagagagagagaggagagagagagagagagggagagagagagagagaggagaggagagacagagagagagacagaggagagagacagagagagagagagagagagagagagagagagagagagagagagagagagagagagagagagagagagagagagagagagagagagagagagagagagagagagagagagagagagagagagagaggagagagagagagagagacagagagagagagagagagagagagagagagagagagagagagagagagagagagagagagagagagagagagagagagagagagagagagagagagaggagagagagagagagagagagagagagagagagagagagagagagagagagagagagaggagagagagagagagagagagagagagagagagagagagagagag
The sequence above is drawn from the Procambarus clarkii isolate CNS0578487 chromosome 49, FALCON_Pclarkii_2.0, whole genome shotgun sequence genome and encodes:
- the LOC138351476 gene encoding uncharacterized protein, whose translation is MSSRNRSLERFQLELQMQQKREERQFQLKKLRIELQMKNDAEKEKTRLEVEKKKTRIKELELEQEKEKEKAQVEREKEKTKQMQTETNRTLAKKRIKHGVAREHHPCSTPHMII